A single genomic interval of Flavobacterium sp. N2820 harbors:
- a CDS encoding LETM1-related biofilm-associated protein produces MINPSANGWIDKFFTENRENFIDFQGDYLSFYESCRKTGFIYGYVINFQLKADVNTSKWSYDEITKVGFLNTLFSVYSLENKEAKAKDFISSVYQFYNIIQPENLNFIKKMLPESTHSSRLEKVIDDRIQTNQNSISKNFSHIITNALLFIDVLAFHYYLKNNELASDYLKNVESDCIKIVSLALKTKQNKSKYDELLVKLFENSIRYTKFSTIDSIEFSDIKLLKYTELLEKLYLLDMAQMALWSDEKLEEHEVIFLKNINADLGLEATILDKSINDINFFINQYKAEIPFFNFSNPIKHFYDQANKNVTKLIIRNKDRLTKEIKESGELMQLLAKSTRKDLSKEEKKKVKKQLLDVCKTIPSLTIFLLPGGGLLLPILIKFIPQLLPSAFNENLDD; encoded by the coding sequence ATGATAAACCCTTCTGCAAATGGATGGATTGACAAGTTTTTTACTGAAAATCGTGAAAATTTCATTGATTTTCAAGGCGATTATTTGTCTTTTTATGAAAGTTGTAGAAAAACAGGTTTTATTTATGGCTATGTAATTAATTTTCAATTAAAAGCGGATGTAAATACTTCAAAATGGTCGTATGATGAAATTACGAAGGTTGGGTTTTTAAACACCTTATTTTCTGTTTATTCCCTAGAAAATAAAGAAGCTAAAGCAAAAGATTTCATCAGTTCTGTTTACCAATTTTACAATATAATTCAGCCCGAAAATCTGAATTTCATTAAAAAAATGTTGCCCGAAAGCACACACAGTTCACGATTAGAAAAAGTGATTGACGACAGAATTCAAACCAATCAGAACAGTATTAGCAAAAATTTTTCGCACATTATAACCAATGCTTTATTGTTTATTGATGTTTTGGCGTTTCATTACTATCTAAAAAACAATGAATTAGCATCAGATTATTTAAAAAATGTAGAATCTGATTGTATCAAAATTGTTTCATTGGCGCTAAAAACAAAACAAAACAAATCTAAATATGATGAATTATTGGTGAAATTGTTTGAAAACTCCATTCGTTATACCAAATTTTCAACTATTGACTCTATTGAATTCTCGGACATTAAATTGCTAAAATATACCGAATTATTAGAAAAATTATACTTGTTGGATATGGCTCAAATGGCCTTGTGGAGTGATGAAAAATTAGAAGAACACGAAGTTATATTTTTAAAAAACATCAATGCTGATTTAGGTTTAGAAGCTACAATTCTTGACAAAAGCATTAACGATATTAACTTTTTCATCAATCAGTATAAAGCTGAAATTCCTTTTTTTAATTTTTCAAATCCAATTAAACATTTTTACGATCAAGCTAATAAAAATGTAACCAAACTGATTATTCGCAACAAAGATAGATTAACTAAAGAAATCAAAGAAAGTGGCGAATTAATGCAACTATTAGCCAAATCAACCCGAAAAGATTTGAGTAAAGAAGAAAAAAAGAAAGTAAAAAAACAGCTGCTAGATGTGTGTAAAACCATTCCATCGTTAACTATCTTTTTACTTCCTGGTGGTGGCTTATTATTGCCTATTTTGATAAAATTTATTCCGCAATTATTACCCTCCGCTTTTAATGAAAATTTGGATGATTAA
- the uvrA gene encoding excinuclease ABC subunit UvrA translates to MIQPDFSTLEPKKNILIKGAQLHNLKNLDVAIPRNKLVVITGLSGSGKSSLAFDTLYAEGQRRYVESLSSYARQFLGRLDKPKVEYIKGIAPAIAIEQKVNTSNARSTVGTSTEIYDYLKLLFARIGKTYSPISGKEVKKDTVSDVINDIKTFPIESKWLLLSPIHLEEGRALEDKLKVLLQQGFARILVDNEMVRLDMIDQHQLDNKDILLIIDRIVVKTEEEFFNRLADAVQTGFYEGKGVCYLQEVDTKKRLEYSANFELDGITFLEPNIHLFSFNNPYGACPTCEGYGSVIGIDTDLVIPNTAISVYENAVFPWRGESMSWYRDQLVNNAYKFDFPIHKPFFELSDEQKQLIWDGNNYFTGLNDFFSELEEKNYKIQNRVLLSRYRGKTKCHTCKGKRLRPEANYITVGGKTVSDLVDLPIVNLIDFFKKLELNEYDTKVAKRLLIEINNRLDFLFNVGLSYLTLNRNSNSLSGGESQRINLATSLGSSLVGSMYILDEPSIGLHPKDTERLIEVLKELRDLGNTVIVVEHDEDIMKAADMIIDIGPEAGTHGGELVAQGTYDEILKFDSLTAKYLNGQEEISVPKTRRKFKNHIEVIGARENNLKNENFTFPLECLTVITGVSGSGKSTLVKKILFPAIQKKLEGVGEKAGQFTELAGSFSHIKHIEYVDQNPIGRSSRSNPVTYIKAYDDIRELFAKQNVSKLRNYQAKHFSFNVDGGRCEVCKGDGEVTIEMQFMADVHLECEVCNGKRFKKEVLEVTFEGKNIDDILKMTIDEALNFFTEQKQTKITQKLQPLQDVGLGYVQLGQSSSTLSGGEAQRIKLASFLVKGTIKDKALFVFDEPTTGLHFHDIKKLLASFDALLEKGHSIIVIEHNLDLIKCADYILDIGPEGGENGGKLMAFGTPEEVAKNKNSITGKYLKEKLK, encoded by the coding sequence ATGATACAACCCGATTTTTCAACGTTAGAACCAAAAAAAAATATCTTAATTAAAGGTGCTCAATTGCATAATCTTAAAAATTTAGATGTTGCCATTCCACGAAACAAATTGGTAGTAATTACTGGGCTTTCAGGCTCTGGAAAATCAAGTTTGGCATTCGACACACTTTATGCTGAAGGGCAACGTAGATATGTTGAAAGTTTATCCTCTTATGCACGACAATTTTTAGGAAGATTAGATAAACCAAAAGTAGAATATATTAAAGGAATTGCGCCAGCCATTGCCATTGAACAAAAGGTAAACACAAGTAATGCGCGTTCTACAGTAGGTACATCAACTGAAATTTATGATTATTTAAAGCTTCTTTTTGCACGAATTGGTAAAACCTACTCTCCTATCTCTGGAAAAGAAGTTAAAAAAGATACTGTTTCTGATGTGATAAATGACATCAAAACATTTCCTATTGAAAGTAAATGGCTACTGCTTTCTCCTATTCATTTGGAAGAAGGAAGGGCTTTAGAAGACAAACTAAAAGTATTGTTACAACAAGGTTTTGCACGTATTTTAGTAGATAATGAAATGGTGCGCTTGGATATGATTGACCAACATCAATTGGACAACAAAGATATTCTACTGATCATTGACCGAATTGTGGTTAAAACCGAAGAAGAATTTTTTAATCGTTTAGCTGATGCTGTGCAAACCGGCTTTTACGAAGGTAAAGGTGTTTGTTATTTGCAAGAAGTGGATACCAAAAAGCGTTTAGAATATAGTGCTAATTTTGAATTAGATGGCATTACATTTTTAGAACCGAATATTCACTTATTCAGTTTTAATAATCCTTACGGAGCTTGTCCAACATGTGAAGGCTACGGAAGTGTTATCGGAATTGATACCGATTTAGTAATTCCTAATACGGCTATATCAGTTTATGAAAATGCTGTTTTTCCGTGGCGTGGCGAAAGTATGAGTTGGTACCGAGATCAATTGGTAAACAACGCTTATAAATTTGATTTTCCGATTCATAAACCCTTCTTCGAACTTTCAGACGAACAAAAGCAGTTGATTTGGGACGGAAACAACTATTTTACAGGATTAAACGATTTCTTTTCGGAATTAGAAGAGAAAAATTATAAAATTCAAAATCGTGTTTTACTTTCGAGATACCGAGGAAAAACAAAATGTCATACATGTAAAGGTAAAAGACTTCGCCCAGAGGCCAATTACATTACAGTTGGCGGAAAAACAGTTTCAGATTTGGTAGATTTACCAATCGTAAACTTGATTGATTTCTTTAAAAAATTAGAATTAAACGAATACGATACTAAAGTAGCCAAACGTTTGTTAATCGAAATCAACAATCGTTTAGACTTTTTATTCAATGTAGGATTGAGTTATTTGACATTAAATCGTAATTCTAACTCACTTTCTGGAGGCGAATCGCAGCGTATCAACTTGGCCACTTCGTTAGGAAGTAGTTTGGTAGGCTCGATGTATATTTTAGACGAACCAAGTATTGGTTTACATCCAAAAGACACCGAAAGATTAATCGAAGTATTGAAAGAACTTCGTGATTTAGGCAACACCGTTATCGTAGTCGAACACGACGAAGATATCATGAAAGCTGCTGATATGATTATCGATATTGGCCCAGAAGCTGGAACACATGGCGGTGAATTAGTTGCACAAGGAACGTATGATGAAATACTGAAGTTTGATTCGTTAACCGCGAAATATTTGAATGGTCAAGAAGAAATTTCGGTGCCAAAAACTAGAAGAAAATTCAAAAATCACATCGAAGTTATTGGTGCGCGAGAAAATAACTTAAAAAATGAAAACTTCACCTTTCCGTTGGAATGTTTAACTGTGATTACAGGGGTTTCGGGTAGTGGAAAAAGCACATTGGTAAAGAAAATTTTATTTCCTGCGATTCAAAAAAAATTAGAAGGTGTTGGTGAAAAAGCAGGACAATTTACCGAATTGGCGGGAAGTTTTTCGCACATCAAACATATCGAATATGTAGACCAAAATCCAATTGGAAGAAGTTCACGTTCGAATCCTGTTACCTATATCAAAGCGTATGATGATATTCGTGAATTATTTGCCAAACAAAACGTTTCCAAACTAAGAAATTATCAAGCAAAACATTTCTCTTTTAATGTTGATGGCGGAAGATGCGAAGTTTGCAAAGGAGATGGCGAAGTAACTATCGAAATGCAATTTATGGCAGACGTTCATTTAGAATGTGAAGTTTGTAACGGAAAACGTTTCAAAAAAGAAGTGTTAGAAGTTACTTTCGAAGGAAAAAACATTGATGACATTTTAAAAATGACCATTGATGAAGCTTTGAATTTCTTTACCGAACAAAAACAGACAAAAATCACGCAAAAATTACAACCTTTACAAGATGTTGGTTTAGGTTATGTGCAATTAGGACAATCATCTTCTACACTTTCTGGTGGTGAGGCGCAACGTATTAAATTGGCTTCCTTTTTAGTCAAAGGAACTATAAAAGATAAAGCACTGTTCGTATTTGATGAACCTACAACAGGTTTGCATTTTCATGATATTAAAAAATTATTAGCTTCGTTTGATGCGTTGCTTGAAAAAGGACATTCGATTATCGTAATTGAACACAATTTAGACTTAATCAAATGTGCCGATTACATTTTGGATATTGGTCCGGAAGGTGGCGAAAACGGTGGAAAATTAATGGCTTTTGGCACACCAGAAGAAGTGGCCAAAAACAAGAATTCAATTACAGGAAAATATTTAAAAGAGAAACTAAAGTAA
- a CDS encoding carbohydrate binding domain-containing protein has protein sequence MKKITFLLTLMTCSLGFAQNLVTNGDFQTGTAAPWYNNAANVVDLGGGNFVNQANVGSAGNPWDVNLSQEVLLEDGKTYKFTFDAFTDATTGSRTIVAGLGQTGAPFASLTFTPTLTPTPQTFSYDVTINYGNAVTDRVIFDMGAATGFVFIDNVSVVEVLPLVLGFESSESGGVGAEFGVWLLQLLKMVQGLTPLMYLKLLEILHLMFGKV, from the coding sequence ATGAAAAAAATTACTTTTTTACTAACGTTAATGACTTGTTCATTAGGTTTTGCTCAGAACCTTGTGACTAATGGTGATTTTCAGACAGGTACGGCAGCACCTTGGTATAATAACGCTGCAAATGTTGTTGATTTAGGTGGAGGAAACTTTGTAAACCAGGCTAATGTTGGTAGTGCGGGTAATCCTTGGGATGTAAACTTAAGTCAAGAGGTTTTATTAGAAGACGGGAAAACTTATAAGTTTACTTTTGATGCTTTCACTGATGCTACAACAGGTTCGCGAACAATTGTAGCTGGATTAGGGCAAACAGGAGCTCCTTTTGCATCTTTAACATTTACTCCTACATTAACTCCAACTCCTCAAACTTTTTCTTATGACGTTACTATTAATTATGGTAATGCTGTAACAGATAGAGTTATATTTGACATGGGTGCAGCTACAGGATTTGTATTTATTGATAATGTTTCTGTTGTTGAAGTCTTACCACTTGTTTTAGGTTTTGAATCTTCTGAAAGCGGTGGTGTTGGGGCTGAATTTGGGGTATGGCTCCTCCAGTTGTTGAAAATGGTACAGGGTCTAACACCACTAATGTACTTAAAATTGTTGGAAATCCTGCATCTGATGTTTGGCAAGGTGTAA